Proteins from a genomic interval of Debaryomyces hansenii CBS767 chromosome E complete sequence:
- a CDS encoding DEHA2E07502p (weakly similar to uniprot|Q06630 Saccharomyces cerevisiae YDR296W MHR1 Protein involved in homologous recombination in mitochondria and in transcription regulation in nucleus) gives MRKHLLDHLKTRKILGARIAKGEKTEQDLINLNMAPQVFMFKNLFSGQVLYSQVPAFHQDQIDEQFTRPNWENRKPSRRNDLWRIMCVANFENYEYAIAAYKGLVQLRQVRDVVQKKEAKALRKKNDEGNVWFSGQYRPTYSQEAVADLSHVIDEFELEGTSVMWESLWRKGEDTHWRSDLVEHDTLPPFNPRDQTILLDELRAKAVEEFANLRQQAQQSEQQSQSELESQTA, from the coding sequence ATGAGAAAGCATCTTTTAGATCATCTCAAGACCCGTAAAATTTTAGGAGCTAGAATAGCCAAGGGAGAAAAGACGGAACAGGACTTGATTAACTTAAATATGGCACCACAGGTGTTCATGTTCAAGAATTTGTTTTCGGGACAAGTTTTGTACTCGCAGGTGCCAGCATTCCACCAAGATCAAATTGATGAACAATTCACCAGACCAAACTGGGAAAACAGAAAACCGAGCAGAAGAAATGATTTATGGAGGATTATGTGTGTTGCCAACTTTGAAAACTACGAATACGCCATTGCTGCATACAAAGGATTGGTCCAATTAAGACAAGTGAGAGACGTGGTGCAGAAGAAGGAAGCCAAGGCATTGAGAAAAAAGAATGACGAGGGAAACGTATGGTTTTCCGGCCAATATAGACCAACATACTCGCAGGAAGCAGTGGCCGACTTATCGCATGTCATAGACGAGTTTGAATTAGAAGGCACCTCTGTGATGTGGGAGAGTTTATGGAGAAAAGGTGAAGATACTCACTGGAGATCTGATTTGGTTGAACATGACACATTACCACCATTCAACCCAAGAGATCAAACTATATTGTTGGACGAATTGAGGGCTAAGGCAGTCGAAGAATTTGCCAATTTAAGACAACAAGCACAACAATCCGAACAACAATCCCAATCTGAATTAGAATCACAAACTGcttaa
- a CDS encoding DEHA2E07524p (weakly similar to uniprot|P38799 Saccharomyces cerevisiae YHR078W), which produces MSSFVSSFFGCIPFIVTFIFILTWAYTFIFRQNIVQTYSIRNHIPKGQINEYIRRNINEKYGTGLMEVNVEGVEDDEYTNVDKRNMYGDNNNSLNRIIGVVFSLTFSFSVELIILMMCELIDLFDERARLICFKFIINSLVFLLTCIQPFVMISLFLNEELIPISQSNLKRTYTAAAYIGWFFILHKCGDLSQAFTPDKTSFGTKTLIERKINEISIAGITTMAILSGVGSTSTPFKVFSVRRIFSYFRNDGLHSSRKVEVNEADLNNFIQSYSHTSSLINKRKSELNNLQVVNGGTVYNLPNASSDNFLSYNSHKIGDLGGTPKKNKLGGLIHKVQSFASLSSLSLDKEKSEEKELRNEIDSMISLRQHIYNDLVKALFKFSHDREHVQNKNKIWVKAISIFNVAFAIYCVYRIINVFIIKQVLSFLREPNQDDTGIINDYDDDAASNTDALAITISKLILSTTQISMQETQLVNQISLILSGSLFVCSFSNVLKTFQSFTKYFPSITKISPTTKDWLKNLVITELLGIYVISTAILIRTNLPTNLSNQISKILSLTGSSASNALLTSAKEVKFIDDWFDKVFGIACASTLIVFAIKLFIDDEGDDIYDEEMMLEDNVAPYKTA; this is translated from the coding sequence ATGTCTAGTTTCGTATCTTCCTTTTTTGGTTGCATTCCGTTTATCGTAACgtttatattcatattaaCATGGGCATATACATTCATATTTCGTCAGAACATAGTACAGACATATTCAATACGAAATCACATACCGAAGGGTCAAATCAACGAATATATAAGGCGAAATATCAACGAGAAGTATGGCACGGGATTGATGGAAGTTAATGTTGAAGGagttgaagatgatgaatacACTAATGTCGATAAACGCAATATGTATGgggataataataattcgttGAATCGAATTATTGGGGTGGTATTTAGCCTTACGTTTTCGTTTAGTGTGGAATTGATCATTCTTATGATGTGTGAGCTTATTGATCTATTTGACGAGCGTGCGAGGTTGATTTgctttaaatttattatcaactCGTTGGTATTTCTCTTGACATGCATCCAGCCGTTCGTGATGATAAGCTTGTTTCTCAATGAGGAGCTCATACCTATATCACAGAGCAACTTGAAGCGGACATACACTGCTGCGGCGTATATAGGGTGGTTTTTTATCCTTCACAAGTGTGGGGACCTTTCGCAAGCATTCACACCCGATAAGACTAGTTTCGGAACAAAGACGTTGATCGAACgaaaaatcaatgaaatcTCCATTGCTGGAATTACAACTATGGCTATACTATCGGGTGTGGGATCCACGTCCACGCCTTTCAAAGTATTTTCAGTAAGGCGgattttttcatatttcagAAATGATGGCCTTCACAGCAGCCGTAAAGTGGAAGTGAATGAGGCGGATTTAAATAACTTTATTCAGTCCTATAGTCACACCAGTTCTTTGATTAACAAGAGAAAGAGCgaattaaacaatttgCAAGTTGTGAATGGTGGTACGGTTTACAATCTACCAAATGCTTCATCGGACAATTTCCTTCTGTATAACAGTCACAAAATAGGCGATCTCGGCGGAACTCCTAAAAAGAATAAGTTAGGGGGGTTAATTCATAAAGTCCAGTCATTTGCAAGCTTATCGAGTCTCTCGCTAGACAAAGAAAAGCTGGAAGAGAAAGAGTTACGAAATGAAATCGATTCTATGATATCATTGAGGCAGCACATCTATAATGATTTAGTTAAAGCTCTTTTCAAGTTTTCACACGACAGAGAACACGTTcaaaataagaataaaatatGGGTTAAAGCAATAAGTATATTTAATGTTGCATTTGCAATATACTGTGTTTATCGGATAATTAAcgttttcattattaaacaGGTGCTACTGTTTTTGAGAGAGCCAAATCAAGATGACACGGGTATAATAAACGATTACGATGATGATGCGGCTTCCAACACCGATGCATTAGCCATAacaatttccaaattaattCTCTCTACGACCCAAATCTCGATGCAAGAAACTCAATTGGTTAACCAGATAAGCTTAATATTATCTGGAAGTTTATTTGTTTGTTCGTTTTCGAATGTGTTGAAGACGTTCCAGTCTTTCACCAAGTATTTTCCCTCCATCACCAAAATTTCTCCCACGACAAAGGATTGGTTGAAGAACTTGGTCATCACAGAATTATTAGGTATCTATGTTATTTCGACGGCAATTCTAATTAGGACAAACTTGCCAACAAATTTATCTAaccaaatttcaaaaattctttctttaacAGGAAGTTCAGCATCAAATGCATTGCTCACTTCTGCGAAAGAAGTCAAGTTTATAGACGATTGGTTTGATAAGGTATTTGGCATAGCATGTGCCTCCACATTAATAGTCTTCGccattaaattatttatagatGATGAGGGAGATGATATATATGACGAAGAGATGATGCTAGAAGATAATGTTGCTCCCTATAAGACAGCATAG
- a CDS encoding DEHA2E07546p (weakly similar to uniprot|Q7S5D5 Neurospora crassa NCU06153) → MSVVELTKQSHEEPYKFRINHDDAQAVLGPYAKTPKDDKLPEVHTTSNVAILGAGFSGIASSLTCLKNLNETDFVVFDKHDNYGGTWYANTYPGCASDIPAVWYSFFNELNSNWSRLQPPQYEMEEYILTVCKKYDLYKHAKFKTIITAIDYNDDEGTWTLTGRNITNGQRIKHTSRVLLCCQGGLVTPQQLLAPGIGNFKGEYLHSALWDHNVSFKGKKVVVVGNGCSANQLVPALLKDYEPKSIVQVVRSKHYIMPPIPKIVHLTYRLLSFSRVGIVFVRWLIATFAEARFPLYKGNGILARFVRWVNTQYSLFYMKSACPKKFQSMVIPDYKIGCKRLIFDYSYLPSLHDPRVDITNESIDHVDEHSVVMKNGDVLEADIIVACTGYDVLQSFGNYKIKGRNGTDVSKVWKEEGPSAYETILIRDCPNLFMIGGPNSATGHSSVVLAIENGCKYFSKVAPKVLSGACKSICVKSSSYYNWFHTTQKELARSVFGTKFGGCASWYSEGGINSTTYPYSQLSYWWRMRHPKWNDLEVETPYDWNKSGSKAKAE, encoded by the coding sequence ATGTCAGTAGTTGAACTTACTAAACAATCACACGAGGAACCTTATAAGTTTAGGATCAATCACGATGATGCTCAAGCTGTGCTTGGGCCATACGCAAAGACCCCAaaagatgataaattacCGGAAGTCCACACAACTTCAAATGTTGCTATATTGGGTGCTGGTTTCTCGGGTATAGCCTCTTCATTGACATgcttgaagaatttgaatgagACTGACTTTGTTGTATTTGACAAGCATGATAATTACGGGGGAACATGGTACGCCAATACGTATCCTGGATGTGCATCCGATATTCCTGCTGTATGgtattcatttttcaacgaGTTGAATAGCAATTGGAGTAGATTACAGCCTCCACAATATGAAATGGAAGAATATATCTTGACTGTGTGTAAGAAGTACGACTTATACAAACATGCTAAGTTTAAGACTATTATCACCGCCATTGACTATAATGACGACGAAGGTACATGGACGTTGACAGGTAGAAATATTACCAACGGACAACGTATCAAGCACACCTCGAGAGTGCTTCTTTGCTGTCAAGGTGGATTAGTGACTCCACAACAATTGCTTGCTCCAGGAATTGGCAACTTCAAAGGTGAGTACCTCCATTCAGCGTTATGGGATCACAATGTTTCCTTCAAGGGCAAGAAAGTTGTCGTTGTTGGTAATGGTTGCTCTGCAAATCAGCTTGTTCCAGCTTTATTAAAGGACTATGAACCTAAGAGTATTGTGCAAGTTGTTAGATCAAAGCACTACATTATGCCACCTATTCCAAAAATCGTTCATTTAACATATAGGCTCTTATCCTTCTCAAGAGTGGGAATAGTCTTCGTCCGTTGGTTAATTGCAACCTTTGCAGAAGCAAGGTTCCCGTTGTACAAGGGTAACGGTATTTTGGCAAGATTCGTTCGTTGGGTCAATACCCAGTACTCATTATTTTATATGAAATCGGCATGCCCTAAGAAGTTTCAATCTATGGTCATTCCTGATTACAAGATTGGATGCAAGCGtcttatttttgattattcatACTTGCCATCGTTACATGATCCTAGAGTGGATATTACAAACGAGTCTATCGATCATGTCGATGAGCATTCGGTAGTCATGAAAAATGGTGACGTTCTTGAAGCTGATATAATTGTTGCTTGTACAGGATACGACGTGCTTCAAAGTTTTGGTAACTACAAAATCAAGGGTCGTAATGGGACTGATGTTTCGAAAGTCtggaaagaagaaggaCCATCTGCTTATGAAACCATTCTCATCAGAGACTGCCCTAACTTGTTCATGATTGGGGGTCCAAACTCTGCCACAGGCCACTCTTCAGTGGTTTTAGCGATTGAGAATGGatgtaaatatttttcgAAAGTGGCACCAAAGGTCTTATCTGGGGCATGCAAGTCTATTTGCGTCAAGTCCCTGAGCTATTATAATTGGTTCCATACCACGCAAAAGGAATTGGCCAGATCTGTGTTTGGAACTAAATTCGGTGGGTGTGCTTCGTGGTACTCAGAGGGCGGGATAAACTCTACCACGTATCCATACTCCCAGTTGTCGTACTGGTGGAGAATGAGACATCCGAAGTGGAACGACTTGGAGGTTGAAACCCCATATGACTGGAACAAATCAGGGTCAAAGGCCAAGGCCGAATAG
- a CDS encoding DEHA2E07568p (similar to CA5551|IPF5972 Candida albicans): MLVANQLGHKVSGAGGSTCGSHMKPLNRDYRKEEEKEENADKRVERDNDRKQDGEEDEVPDNKLGELIHKLKGILSGKGLASEDVDIERVKQVMEEYESNEEEWGKYALHDQSRPYTRNGVVDINGNANLLILVWSPTRSSAIHDHANAHCCMKILKGSLQESLYDVPTEEGHHLDPKKETVMHRDEVGYISDAIGLHKISNPLPDQYSVSLHLYTPPYASMYGCSMYEANNGRKHHVDMSKYYSWQGKLVNTKSSSSC, from the coding sequence ATGTTGGTCGCTAATCAATTAGGACACAAGGTATCAGGAGCGGGGGGTTCCACTTGTGGAAGTCATATGAAGCCTCTAAATAGAGATTACAGAAAGGAAGaggaaaaggaagaaaatgCCGATAAAAGGGTTGAGAGAGATAATGATAGGAAACAGGATGGGGAAGAAGATGAGGTGCCCGATAATAAGCTTGGGGAGTTGATACACAAATTGAAGGGTATCTTATCGGGCAAGGGCCTCGCGTCAGAGGACGTGGACATCGAGAGAGTGAAACAGGTGATGGAGGAGTACGAGTCGAACGAGGAGGAATGGGGGAAGTATGCGTTGCACGACCAGTCGAGACCGTACACTAGAAATGGTGTAGTTGATATTAACGGGAATGCCAACTTGCTTATTTTGGTTTGGAGTCCTACGAGGTCTAGTGCCATTCACGACCACGCCAACGCCCATTGCTGCATGAAGATCTTGAAAGGATCGTTACAGGAGTCACTTTATGATGTGCCAACGGAGGAGGGCCACCATTTGGACCCCAAGAAAGAGACGGTGATGCACCGCGACGAGGTGGGCTACATCTCGGATGCTATAGGACTTCACAAGATCTCCAACCCACTTCCAGACCAGTATTCGGTGTCATTACACTTGTATACGCCTCCATATGCGTCGATGTACGGTTGCTCGATGTACGAGGCTAACAACGGTAGGAAGCACCATGTGGACATGAGTAAGTACTACAGCTGGCAGGGCAAGTTGGTCAATACCAAGAGCAGTTCTTCGTGCTAA
- a CDS encoding DEHA2E07590p (weakly similar to uniprot|Q2VQ77 Saccharomyces cerevisiae YPL092W SSU1 Plasma membrane sulfite pump involved in sulfite metabolism and required for efficient sulfite efflux): MSSNSTVNSNTALKLEPQSTGCGDRTDTSAIRRLGHAIEHKLIKGFTPAYFVTVMGTGVSSGILYRFPYPARWLEICGYIMFGIGVIFLLSAFVCFVVSMLRYPQKFKAYHNDPAIAPYMGCLPMGYNTLVNFLYYITGTGWIIGILVLWWISVVLSLYTACVVFYTAFLAKRRSGANYLDPKELHATLLLPIVTLTVAASSGNAFALDLPSVDFQVTTMIVSYILWSNAISLAVIIISVYYWKLFVYKIPPTNIVFTSFLPIGVLGQGAFCIILFGNNVYTLIVKHHDTLLSSHYLHFPKELDLSSVATLGIGISVGQAVLIITAMVCLFLISFGYFSTYIAVISCISKTSPFTKNYNIECAYNPTSSNRIKKLLTGFIAFNRTYWAMTFPLGTMVLSNNELSKSFGGLRAFRVIATIYAVALLIITIGCICGVIYKIVCFAKYTLYGTCYEKI, translated from the coding sequence ATGTCATCGAATTCAACGGTCAATTCGAACACTGCTTTAAAGTTGGAGCCACAGCTGACAGGGTGTGGCGATCGGACGGATACGAGCGCTATTAGGCGTCTTGGACATGCTATCGAACACAAATTAATCAAGGGTTTCACTCCAGCATATTTTGTCACTGTCATGGGCACCGGGGTATCCAGTGGCATCTTGTACAGATTCCCATACCCTGCGAGATGGCTCGAGATTTGCGGGTACATAATGTTTGGTATCGGAGTCATCTTTTTGCTACTGGCATTTGTATGCTTCGTGGTGTCCATGTTGCGGTATCCGCAGAAGTTCAAGGCATATCACAACGATCCGGCCATTGCCCCATATATGGGATGTTTGCCCATGGGTTACAACACATTGGTGAATTTTCTCTATTACATTACGGGTACGGGGTGGATCATTGGAATATTGGTCTTGTGGTGGATCTCGGTGGTGCTATCGTTGTATACGGCGTGCGTGGTGTTCTACACTGCGTTTCTCGCTAAACGTAGATCGGGTGCCAATTACTTGGATCCAAAGGAATTGCATGCTACTTTGTTATTGCCCATCGTCACTCTCACAGTCGCGGCCCTGTCAGGTAATGCATTTGCCCTAGACTTGCCGTCCGTCGACTTTCAGGTCACTACAATGATCGTAAGCTATATCTTGTGGTCCAACGCCATCTCCTTGGCAGTCATTATCATTTCCGTGTACTATTGGAAATTGTttgtatataaaatacCTCCCACAAATATTGTGTTCACCAGTTTTTTGCCCATCGGTGTCCTAGGCCAAGGTGCATTCTGCATTATATTGTTTGGCAATAACGTTTATACGTTAATTGTCAAACATCACGACACCCTTTTATCGTctcattatttgcattttcCAAAGGAACTCGACCTTTCTTCCGTGGCCACATTAGGAATAGGCATCTCGGTGGGCCAAGCTGTGTTGATCATTACGGCGATGGTGTGTTTGTTTCTAATCTCGTTTGGATACTTCAGCACTTACATTGCAGTCATCTCATGTATTTCAAAAACGCTGCCATTCACCAAAAACTATAATATTGAGTGTGCTTATAACCCAACAAGCCTGAACCGtatcaaaaaattactTACAGGTTTCATTGCATTCAACAGAACATATTGGGCAATGACTTTCCCTCTAGGTACTATggttttatcaaataacgAGTTATCCAAGTCCTTTGGTGGCTTGCGAGCATTCCGAGTTATAGCCACTATATATGCGGTGGCCTTGCTAATTATCACTATTGGCTGTATCTGTGGGgtaatttataaaattgtATGTTTTGCCAAATACACCCTCTATGGTACATGCTATGAAAAAATCTAA